In Xiphophorus hellerii strain 12219 chromosome 13, Xiphophorus_hellerii-4.1, whole genome shotgun sequence, the following proteins share a genomic window:
- the LOC116731631 gene encoding gastrula zinc finger protein XlCGF8.2DB-like, with translation MTEEVIKHRCAEPRPIPPEKPPPVDAIWWIRDETAAKRKPPKTPIPNTLTGEKPFTCVNCGKSFRQKSNLARHMMIHTGEKPFSCVSCGKSFIQKQHLTQHMMIHTGEKPFSCVTCRKSFSGKRDLTQHMRIHTGEKPFSCVNCGKRFRHKPTLTQHMRIHTGEKPFSCVNCGKCFIQKFILTTHMMIHTGEKPFSCVNCGKRFCQKQLLTEHMMIHTGEKPFSCLTCGKSFSRKFSLSQHLRRHTVEKP, from the exons ATGACTGAAGAGGTGATTAAACACCGGTGCGCTGAACCAAGGCCCATCCCTCCAGAGAAACCTCCGCCTGTAGACGCCATCTGGTGGATAAGGGatgaaacagcagcaaaaaggaAACCCCCCAAAACCCCGATTCCCAACaccctg acgggtgaaaagccgtttacatgtgtgaactgtggaaaaagttttcgtcaaaaatctaatttagctcggcacatgatgattcacacaggtgaaaagccgttttcatgcgtgtcctgtgggaaaagttttattcaaaaacagcatttaactcaacacatgatgattcacactggtgagaagccgttttcatgtgtgacctgtcgAAAAAGTTTTAGTGGAAAACgggatttaactcagcacatgagaattcacactggtgaaaagcctttttcatgtgtgaactgtggaaaacgttttagGCATAAACCgactttaactcagcacatgagaattcacactggtgaaaagccgttttcatgtgtgaattgtggaaaatgttttattcaaaaatttattttaactacgcatatgatgattcacactggtgaaaagccgttttcatgtgtgaactgtgggaaaagattttgtcaaaaacagctattaactgagcacatgatgattcacactggtgaaaagccgttttcatgtttgacctgtgggaaaagttttagTCGCAAATTCAGTTTATCTCAACATTTGAGGCGTCACACAGTTGAAAAGCCGTAG